CTGCTCGGCGGAGGTGCCGGTCGTCGTCAGGTAGATCGATCCCTCCTCGTAGTCGTCGGCCGTGTTGACGTGGACCGCGACGTCGCGGTCGGTGATGTCCTCGGCGAGGCCCTTGACGTACGCCTCGACGCCGGCGACGGCCTCTCTGTACTCCTCCAGGTCGGCCACGTGGCGGTCGACCATGGCGGCGGCCACCGTCACGTCGACGTGGTCGCCCTCGCGCTTGCCCATCACCTTGACGTCCTGGCCGACGACGGGGTTGTCGTCGCTGTACTCGCCGTTGAGCCGGCGCTCGGTCTCGCGGACGATCCGCTCGGTCTCGGTCAGCGGCGCGTGACCGACGCCGTAGCTGGTGTCGTTGGCCATCGGGACGGCGCCGTCCTCGCCGAAGACGCCCTTGAGGTCGCCGCTGCCCTCGCCCAGGCGGACGTCGACGACGACGTCCGATCCCACCTCGAGGAACGGGAAGTTCTCTTCGAGGTACTCGCGGGCCGCGTCGAGGGCGATAGTCTCCGCGGGGAAGCGCTCGCCCTCGTACTCCTTGGTCGCGCGGCCGACGATCAGCAGGTAGATGGGCTCCAGCACCTCGCCGCCGCCGAAGGCCGGCGCGGCCGTGCCCGCGACCAGCTGGGTCTCGTCCGTGTTGTAGTGGAGGACGGTCCCGAACCGGTCGAGGTACGCCTGCGCGAGCGCGCGAGAGACGCTCTCCGCCACGCCGTCACAGAT
This genomic interval from Halomicrobium urmianum contains the following:
- a CDS encoding methionine adenosyltransferase, with the protein product MTDRNIHVEPASGHAVEDQAVEIVERKGIGHPDSICDGVAESVSRALAQAYLDRFGTVLHYNTDETQLVAGTAAPAFGGGEVLEPIYLLIVGRATKEYEGERFPAETIALDAAREYLEENFPFLEVGSDVVVDVRLGEGSGDLKGVFGEDGAVPMANDTSYGVGHAPLTETERIVRETERRLNGEYSDDNPVVGQDVKVMGKREGDHVDVTVAAAMVDRHVADLEEYREAVAGVEAYVKGLAEDITDRDVAVHVNTADDYEEGSIYLTTTGTSAEQGDDGSVGRGNRANGLITPNRPMSMEATSGKNPVNHIGKIYNLLSTEIAESVADEVDGIRQLQIRLLSQIGSPIDDPHVADASVVTEEGVTVADIEDEVRAAIDDELAGVTDLTQRVIDGELSTF